The Primulina huaijiensis isolate GDHJ02 chromosome 17, ASM1229523v2, whole genome shotgun sequence genome window below encodes:
- the LOC140963132 gene encoding THO complex subunit 4C-like isoform X1, protein MASLDMSLDDMIKSRKNSERNRGQASSRGSRRGRGPGGSSSRGGGRAYGPPRRGPLGLNTRPSAQMIAKTFRRTKNLLWRNGLLEDSLKAAGLSGLVNGTKLYVSNLDIGVTIEDIRDLFSEIGELMRYAVHYDKNGCPSGSAEVIFVRRSDAFQALKQYNNVQLDGKPMKVEIIGDDAEIPVSARLNIFGKANGKRTVVMGPGTGRFGGGSRVDKNNRGPMGLGGSNFGRGGGRGGGTGRGRGRGSGVAHGRKIGEKSADELDKELYHYHAEAMQS, encoded by the exons ATGGCCTCCTTGGATATGTCGTTGGATGATATGATTAAAAGCCGCAAAAATAGCGAGCGTAACAGAGGACAAGCCAGCTCGAGAGGCTCACGAAGGGGACGAGGGCCAGGAGGGTCTTCATCCCGGGGTGGCGGCAGAGCATATGGACCTCCTCGCAGAGGTCCACTTGGACTTAATACTCGACCGTCAGCTCAAATGATTGCCAAG ACCTTCCGCAGAACCAAGAATTTGCTGTGGCGGAATGGTCTTCTCGAGGATAGTCTAAAAGCTGCTGGGTTATCTGGATTAGTAAATGGTACAAAGTTGTACGTTTCCAACTTGGACATTGGAGTCACTATTGAAGATATAAGG GATCTATTTTCTGAGATTGGAGAGCTCATGCGTTATGCAGTTCACTATGACAAAAATGGATGCCCAAGT GGTTCGGCTGAAGTGATTTTTGTCCGGAGGAGTGATGCATTTCAAGCGCTTAAGCAATATAACAATGTCCAATTGGATGGGAAGCCCATGAAGGTCGAGATAATTGGTGATGATGCTGAGATCCCTGTTTCTGCTCGTTTGAACATTTTTGGAAAAGCTAATGGAAAAAGAACTGTTGTAATGGG ACCTGGAACTGGTCGTTTCGGGGGTGGCTCCAGGGTGGATAAAAATAACCGGGGTCCCAT GGGTCTTGGTGGTTCAAATTTTGGTCGTGGAGGTGGACGTGGTGGTGGAACAGGCCGTGGGCGCGGCCGAGGCAGTGGTGTAGCTCATGGGAGAAAGATTGGGGAGAAATCTGCAGATGAACTTGACAAGGAGCTTTACCACTATCACGCTGAAGCTATGCAGAGTTGA
- the LOC140963132 gene encoding THO complex subunit 4C-like isoform X2 — translation MASLDMSLDDMIKSRKNSERNRGQASSRGSRRGRGPGGSSSRGGGRAYGPPRRGPLGLNTRPSAQMIAKTFRRTKNLLWRNGLLEDSLKAAGLSGLVNGTKLYVSNLDIGVTIEDIRDLFSEIGELMRYAVHYDKNGCPSGSAEVIFVRRSDAFQALKQYNNVQLDGKPMKVEIIGDDAEIPVSARLNIFGKANGKRTVVMGGLGGSNFGRGGGRGGGTGRGRGRGSGVAHGRKIGEKSADELDKELYHYHAEAMQS, via the exons ATGGCCTCCTTGGATATGTCGTTGGATGATATGATTAAAAGCCGCAAAAATAGCGAGCGTAACAGAGGACAAGCCAGCTCGAGAGGCTCACGAAGGGGACGAGGGCCAGGAGGGTCTTCATCCCGGGGTGGCGGCAGAGCATATGGACCTCCTCGCAGAGGTCCACTTGGACTTAATACTCGACCGTCAGCTCAAATGATTGCCAAG ACCTTCCGCAGAACCAAGAATTTGCTGTGGCGGAATGGTCTTCTCGAGGATAGTCTAAAAGCTGCTGGGTTATCTGGATTAGTAAATGGTACAAAGTTGTACGTTTCCAACTTGGACATTGGAGTCACTATTGAAGATATAAGG GATCTATTTTCTGAGATTGGAGAGCTCATGCGTTATGCAGTTCACTATGACAAAAATGGATGCCCAAGT GGTTCGGCTGAAGTGATTTTTGTCCGGAGGAGTGATGCATTTCAAGCGCTTAAGCAATATAACAATGTCCAATTGGATGGGAAGCCCATGAAGGTCGAGATAATTGGTGATGATGCTGAGATCCCTGTTTCTGCTCGTTTGAACATTTTTGGAAAAGCTAATGGAAAAAGAACTGTTGTAATGGG GGGTCTTGGTGGTTCAAATTTTGGTCGTGGAGGTGGACGTGGTGGTGGAACAGGCCGTGGGCGCGGCCGAGGCAGTGGTGTAGCTCATGGGAGAAAGATTGGGGAGAAATCTGCAGATGAACTTGACAAGGAGCTTTACCACTATCACGCTGAAGCTATGCAGAGTTGA